In Geminocystis sp. NIES-3709, a single genomic region encodes these proteins:
- a CDS encoding glycosyltransferase family 4 protein, translating into MKILILSTPVGTLSSGIGGGVELTIYNLIQEMQRRNHLVKVVAPKGSYLQNADIVGIEGNLHIPAQTQTRDIPTVMPQNSVLGNMWEYARQVQSDYDVLVNFAFDWLPFYLTPFFQSSIAHFISMGSLSDSLDHGMTQTAQKYPLNFGVYTKSQANTFPFANVCECLGSGIDLSLYQFRESPDKKLAWLGRIAPEKALEDAVKASEITQIPLLIFGKIQDEQYWHSIVTQHHQAPIEYKGFLSTIDLQRELGYCQALLMTPRWVEAFGNVAIEALACGVPVISYARGGPAEIIDDCKTGFLVTPDSIEGLVTAINRLPEINRHDCRRSAEQEYSLTTWGDRFELWLKRICSE; encoded by the coding sequence ATGAAAATCTTAATCTTATCTACCCCAGTGGGTACATTAAGTTCAGGTATTGGGGGCGGTGTAGAATTAACTATCTACAATTTAATTCAAGAAATGCAAAGGCGTAATCATCTGGTGAAAGTTGTGGCGCCGAAAGGTTCTTATTTACAAAATGCTGATATAGTTGGAATAGAGGGCAATTTACATATTCCAGCTCAAACTCAAACTCGTGATATTCCTACGGTTATGCCTCAAAATTCGGTGTTGGGAAATATGTGGGAATATGCTAGACAGGTGCAATCTGATTATGATGTGTTGGTAAATTTTGCTTTTGACTGGCTGCCTTTTTACTTAACTCCTTTTTTTCAGAGTTCGATCGCTCATTTTATCAGTATGGGCTCGTTGTCTGATAGTCTGGATCATGGGATGACACAAACTGCTCAAAAATATCCTCTAAATTTTGGGGTTTATACGAAATCTCAAGCAAATACTTTCCCTTTTGCTAATGTTTGTGAATGTTTAGGAAGTGGAATTGATTTATCTTTATACCAATTTAGAGAAAGTCCAGACAAAAAATTGGCATGGTTAGGAAGAATTGCTCCAGAAAAAGCCTTAGAAGATGCTGTCAAAGCCTCAGAAATTACTCAAATACCGTTACTAATTTTTGGGAAAATTCAAGATGAACAATACTGGCATAGCATTGTAACACAACATCATCAAGCCCCGATCGAATATAAAGGTTTTTTATCTACTATTGATTTACAGAGGGAATTGGGTTATTGTCAAGCATTATTAATGACTCCTCGTTGGGTGGAAGCCTTTGGGAATGTTGCCATTGAAGCCTTAGCCTGTGGTGTTCCTGTGATTAGTTATGCGAGAGGTGGCCCTGCTGAAATCATTGATGATTGTAAAACTGGTTTTCTCGTAACTCCTGACAGCATTGAAGGATTAGTTACGGCTATTAATCGTCTTCCTGAAATTAATCGTCATGATTGTCGTCGATCGGCAGAACAAGAGTACTCTTTAACGACATGGGGCGATCGTTTTGAATTATGGTTAAAAAGAATTTGCTCAGAATAG
- the petH gene encoding ferredoxin--NADP reductase → MKKLNTVKTFTNNSTIEERRFLFEVVGISQQETNNLDYSIRQSGTTLIAVPYSRMNQEMNRINRLGGKIIKITPMGINTPIQAKSLSSNSTMNTQPMTQAKPKEHKPVKVPVNLYRPNSPFVGKCLENYELVAEGGSGTVRHLTFDLSGGDLHYLEGQSIGIIPPGTDEKGKSHKLRLYSIASTRHGDRLDDKTVSLCVRQLEYKNEAGETVYGVCSTYLCNLEEGADVSITGPVGKEMLLPDDEDATIVMLATGTGIAPFRAFLWRMFKEREQNPEYQFKGLAWLIFGIPYTQNILYKDDLEKMAADYPDNFRLTYAISREQNTADGGKVYVQSRVSEYADELFELIQKPNTHVYMCGLKGMEPPISETFTAEAEKRGLKWDEMRKQMKKEERWHVEVY, encoded by the coding sequence ATGAAAAAATTGAATACAGTTAAAACTTTCACCAACAATTCCACCATTGAGGAACGCCGTTTTCTCTTTGAGGTTGTGGGTATTTCTCAGCAAGAAACCAATAATTTAGACTATTCTATTCGTCAGAGTGGCACAACTTTAATTGCTGTACCTTATTCTCGAATGAATCAAGAAATGAATCGGATTAATCGTCTAGGTGGAAAAATTATTAAAATTACTCCTATGGGCATTAACACTCCTATTCAGGCTAAAAGTCTAAGTTCTAATTCTACTATGAACACTCAACCCATGACTCAAGCTAAACCAAAAGAACATAAACCTGTTAAAGTACCTGTTAATCTCTATCGACCTAATAGTCCTTTTGTGGGTAAATGTTTAGAAAATTATGAATTAGTCGCCGAAGGTGGTAGCGGTACAGTACGTCATCTAACTTTTGATCTTTCTGGTGGTGATCTACACTATTTAGAAGGTCAAAGTATTGGTATTATTCCTCCCGGTACTGATGAAAAAGGGAAATCCCATAAATTACGTCTTTATTCGATCGCTTCTACTCGTCATGGCGATCGCCTCGATGACAAAACTGTTTCTTTGTGTGTTCGTCAATTAGAATATAAAAATGAAGCGGGAGAGACTGTTTATGGTGTATGCTCCACTTACCTCTGTAATTTAGAAGAAGGAGCAGATGTATCAATTACTGGGCCTGTCGGGAAGGAAATGTTACTACCTGACGATGAAGATGCAACGATCGTCATGTTAGCTACAGGTACAGGTATTGCACCTTTCCGGGCGTTTTTATGGCGTATGTTTAAAGAAAGAGAACAAAACCCTGAGTACCAATTTAAGGGTTTAGCGTGGTTAATCTTCGGTATTCCTTATACCCAAAATATTCTTTATAAAGATGATTTAGAGAAAATGGCGGCGGATTATCCTGATAATTTCCGTTTAACTTATGCAATTAGTCGTGAACAAAATACTGCTGATGGTGGTAAAGTTTATGTCCAAAGTCGTGTAAGTGAATATGCGGATGAATTATTTGAATTAATCCAAAAACCCAATACCCATGTTTATATGTGTGGTTTGAAAGGTATGGAACCTCCGATTTCTGAAACCTTTACGGCAGAAGCTGAAAAAAGAGGACTGAAATGGGATGAAATGCGTAAACAAATGAAAAAAGAAGAACGTTGGCACGTTGAAGTGTATTAA
- a CDS encoding carbon dioxide-concentrating mechanism protein CcmK → MSIAVGMVETLGFPAVVEAADAMVKAARVTLVGYEKIGSGRVTVIVRGDVSEVQASVSAGIENVKRVKGGQVLSHHIIARPHENLEYVLPIRYTEEVEQFRESINPRPLGRS, encoded by the coding sequence ATGTCAATTGCAGTAGGAATGGTAGAAACTTTAGGGTTTCCTGCCGTAGTAGAAGCAGCAGATGCGATGGTTAAAGCCGCTCGTGTAACTCTTGTGGGTTACGAAAAAATCGGTAGTGGTCGTGTAACTGTTATCGTTCGTGGTGATGTATCTGAAGTACAAGCCTCTGTGAGTGCAGGAATTGAAAATGTTAAACGAGTAAAAGGTGGTCAAGTTCTATCTCACCATATCATTGCTCGTCCCCACGAAAACCTTGAATATGTATTACCTATTCGTTATACCGAAGAAGTCGAACAATTCAGAGAAAGTATCAATCCTCGTCCTTTGGGCAGATCTTAA
- a CDS encoding PleD family two-component system response regulator — MNILVVDDVKSELELITEYLSSVGYSVTTAMNGKEALTKILENKPDAIVTDWMMPEMGGLDLCRQLKKNPETAMIPVIACTAKDKDVDRKWAKKHGVEAYLVKPCSKEELITVVDSVRSTT, encoded by the coding sequence ATGAATATATTAGTAGTAGATGATGTTAAATCTGAATTGGAGTTAATTACTGAATATTTAAGTTCTGTAGGCTATAGTGTCACTACAGCTATGAACGGAAAAGAAGCCTTAACAAAGATTTTGGAAAATAAGCCTGATGCGATCGTAACTGATTGGATGATGCCAGAAATGGGGGGCTTGGATTTATGTAGGCAACTTAAAAAAAATCCAGAAACGGCAATGATTCCAGTAATTGCTTGTACGGCAAAAGATAAAGATGTCGATCGAAAATGGGCAAAAAAACACGGTGTAGAGGCTTATCTAGTGAAACCTTGTTCCAAGGAAGAATTAATTACTGTAGTGGATTCAGTTCGATCGACAACTTAA
- a CDS encoding methyl-accepting chemotaxis protein — protein MNTSEKQLTSLTQDTPQTHSDSVSTIPSNLYPPKFQENSEKRKVRENPSLGKPKRSLVNQLLITVLPSVLLPLIVASGFAVNFTDRQGKEKAVEGILQTLTVTNEATQNWIDDVFALGSIIDTNPFVLDAIFSGETKAKLENLDQTPFKQIEQKYNQKRLLEPEKVAQLNNYLQALVKSEKLEDILITEKHGYNVAYSSITPYFVQSAKPWWHFGKNKKVVEGQLDEFSKTITFEFLKSINEKELGGFLGITRIRTSTETLNEQVFRYLASELSGSVVVQIISSRSGKAISQFTPGKFESLPQIVGGEALLTAVNSFFNSLVHSPDKLESNIGELKNSKGIDNANLIKTDGQEPILSLEIADRIFYLAKIPGTELMISSSLEKSEINEAGRNLTNTLIFITILLAIISTVVVTSLAKDLAKPLTSLTAKARQVAKGNLDVKVELDGVGTLETYTLADSFNNLVQEVNKLIGEQKSIAQERKEEKQKLEREIDQLLDEVEGALEGDLTVKASLDSMEISTVADLINAIIDNLRDIAVQVKQSTAQVGSSLTENQLSIQTLTQQAIKEAQATNTTLESVQEMSKSIEIVAENANQAATLADEAFKETQEGTKVMDDTVDSIVSLRTTVGETAKKIKRLGESSQKISQVVSLIDEIALKTNLLAINASVEASRAGEQGQGFTVVAEQVGALAEQSASATKEISQIVADIQLETQEVTQAMEVGTAQVVDSTRLVEATKKRLETVLERSQRINDLMKSISQTTVTQTDTSALVTELMQQITRYSEERLKSSQEVSESMVNTAQVAQELQSAVEQFKVE, from the coding sequence ATGAATACTTCAGAAAAACAGTTGACTTCTCTTACTCAAGATACACCTCAAACTCATTCCGATTCTGTGTCCACCATACCTTCTAATCTTTATCCTCCCAAATTCCAAGAAAATTCCGAAAAGCGAAAAGTGAGAGAAAATCCATCTCTTGGTAAGCCAAAAAGATCCCTTGTTAATCAACTTTTAATTACTGTTTTACCATCAGTGCTTCTTCCTCTGATTGTTGCTAGTGGTTTTGCGGTTAACTTTACCGATCGTCAAGGAAAAGAAAAGGCTGTGGAAGGCATTCTTCAAACACTAACTGTTACAAATGAAGCGACTCAAAACTGGATAGATGATGTTTTCGCTTTAGGTTCAATTATTGATACTAACCCCTTTGTTCTTGATGCGATTTTTTCAGGAGAAACGAAGGCAAAATTAGAAAACTTAGATCAAACACCTTTTAAACAGATAGAACAAAAATATAATCAAAAAAGATTACTAGAACCGGAAAAAGTAGCACAACTTAACAATTATCTTCAAGCTCTGGTAAAGTCAGAAAAATTAGAAGATATTCTTATCACCGAAAAACATGGCTATAATGTCGCCTATAGTTCCATAACACCTTATTTTGTACAAAGTGCAAAACCTTGGTGGCATTTTGGCAAAAACAAAAAAGTAGTTGAAGGACAATTAGACGAATTCTCTAAAACAATTACCTTTGAATTTCTTAAGTCTATTAACGAAAAAGAACTTGGAGGGTTTTTAGGAATAACCAGAATACGCACATCTACCGAAACTTTAAATGAACAGGTATTTAGGTATTTAGCTTCAGAACTTTCTGGATCTGTAGTCGTTCAGATTATCAGTAGTCGATCGGGTAAAGCAATAAGTCAATTTACTCCGGGTAAATTTGAAAGTTTACCCCAAATTGTGGGAGGTGAAGCTTTATTAACCGCAGTCAATAGTTTTTTTAACAGTTTGGTACATTCCCCTGATAAACTTGAGTCTAATATTGGTGAATTGAAAAACTCCAAAGGTATTGATAATGCTAACTTAATTAAAACCGATGGACAAGAGCCAATTCTTTCTTTAGAAATTGCCGATCGAATTTTTTATCTAGCGAAAATTCCGGGTACGGAATTAATGATTTCTTCCTCTTTAGAAAAAAGTGAAATTAATGAAGCAGGGCGGAATTTAACTAACACGTTGATTTTTATTACCATTCTTTTGGCTATTATTTCCACAGTGGTAGTAACTTCCCTTGCTAAAGATTTAGCTAAACCGTTAACCAGTTTGACGGCTAAAGCCCGACAAGTGGCAAAAGGAAACCTTGATGTTAAAGTTGAATTAGATGGAGTAGGAACTTTAGAGACTTATACCCTAGCAGACAGTTTTAATAACTTAGTTCAAGAAGTTAATAAGTTAATTGGCGAACAAAAAAGTATTGCTCAAGAAAGGAAAGAAGAAAAACAAAAACTAGAACGGGAAATCGATCAACTCCTCGATGAAGTTGAAGGTGCGTTAGAGGGAGATTTAACTGTAAAAGCCAGTTTAGACTCTATGGAAATTAGTACTGTTGCGGACTTAATTAACGCCATTATCGATAACTTGAGAGACATTGCTGTTCAGGTAAAACAATCTACCGCTCAAGTGGGATCATCTTTAACCGAAAATCAACTATCAATTCAAACATTAACTCAACAGGCAATCAAAGAAGCTCAAGCTACTAATACCACCTTAGAGTCGGTACAAGAAATGTCGAAATCGATCGAAATCGTAGCAGAAAATGCGAACCAAGCGGCAACTCTTGCTGATGAAGCCTTCAAAGAAACCCAAGAAGGGACAAAAGTTATGGATGATACCGTTGATAGTATCGTTAGCCTAAGAACCACAGTCGGAGAAACAGCTAAGAAAATTAAGCGTTTGGGAGAATCTTCCCAGAAAATTTCTCAGGTAGTGTCATTGATTGACGAAATCGCTTTGAAAACCAATCTTTTGGCTATTAATGCCAGTGTAGAGGCAAGTCGAGCAGGAGAACAAGGACAAGGTTTTACAGTGGTAGCGGAGCAAGTGGGAGCATTGGCAGAACAATCCGCCAGTGCAACAAAAGAAATTTCCCAAATTGTAGCAGATATTCAATTAGAAACTCAGGAAGTAACTCAAGCAATGGAAGTTGGTACTGCACAGGTAGTTGATAGTACCCGTTTAGTGGAAGCCACGAAAAAACGATTAGAGACAGTATTAGAAAGATCTCAACGTATCAATGATTTAATGAAGTCTATTTCTCAAACTACCGTCACACAGACTGATACATCAGCTTTGGTAACAGAGTTGATGCAACAAATCACTCGTTATTCTGAAGAAAGACTTAAATCTTCTCAAGAAGTATCGGAGTCTATGGTTAATACTGCTCAAGTAGCACAAGAGTTACAGTCTGCGGTAGAACAATTCAAGGTTGAGTAA
- a CDS encoding phycobilisome linker polypeptide — MRNSKTVKTFAYNPTVEERLFLFEVTGITNQRENNLNYPIRQSGNTFIAVPYSSMNKEMNRINRLGGEIVNISSIGVVAPLVGASNAQSEA; from the coding sequence ATGAGAAATTCAAAAACTGTAAAAACTTTTGCTTATAATCCTACTGTTGAAGAGCGTCTTTTTTTATTTGAAGTAACAGGCATTACAAACCAACGTGAGAATAACTTAAACTATCCCATTCGTCAAAGTGGTAATACTTTTATTGCCGTACCTTATTCCTCCATGAATAAAGAAATGAATCGGATTAATCGTCTAGGTGGAGAAATTGTGAATATTTCCTCCATTGGTGTTGTTGCACCTTTAGTTGGTGCTAGTAATGCTCAAAGTGAAGCATAA
- a CDS encoding carbon dioxide-concentrating mechanism protein CcmK, which yields MSIAVGMIETLGFPAVVEAADAMVKAARVTLVGYEKIGSGRVTVIIRGDVSEVQASISAGIESANRVSGGEVLSTHIIARPHENLEYVLPIRYTEEVEQFRSY from the coding sequence ATGTCAATTGCAGTAGGAATGATTGAAACCCTAGGGTTTCCAGCAGTAGTAGAAGCGGCAGATGCGATGGTTAAAGCCGCTCGTGTAACTCTTGTGGGTTATGAAAAAATTGGTAGTGGTCGTGTTACCGTTATCATTCGTGGTGATGTATCTGAAGTACAGGCTTCCATCTCGGCGGGTATTGAGTCAGCAAACAGAGTAAGTGGAGGAGAAGTTCTTTCAACCCATATCATTGCTCGTCCTCACGAAAACCTCGAATATGTATTACCCATTCGTTATACCGAAGAAGTAGAACAATTCCGTAGTTATTAA
- a CDS encoding chemotaxis protein CheW codes for MSISSPFTRLQELLPQLFQEPELKGTPYLRFSINNGQQSALIPMKNVKESLSVSSEKITPIPSLPSFVMGLMSSRDSVFLAIDLGQFIGLSPLSSYLRQYNVMVLDLSSEIETFESSFNNLLIGFAVSGIQGINRLMPEQIVEGKSIPQEFPPVTTDLPEMTKQYFSSSVKGKERELMILDLPKISSVLGAKTAF; via the coding sequence GTGTCAATATCTTCCCCTTTTACTCGACTTCAAGAATTATTACCTCAGCTATTTCAAGAACCTGAACTTAAGGGAACTCCCTACTTACGTTTTAGCATTAATAATGGTCAACAGTCAGCTTTGATTCCCATGAAAAATGTGAAGGAATCTTTGTCAGTGTCATCAGAAAAAATTACTCCTATCCCCAGTTTACCCAGTTTTGTGATGGGTTTAATGAGTTCTAGGGATTCAGTTTTTTTAGCGATCGATTTAGGGCAATTTATTGGTCTATCTCCTCTTTCGTCCTACTTAAGACAATATAACGTCATGGTACTAGATTTATCCTCTGAAATTGAAACCTTCGAGTCTTCCTTTAATAATTTATTGATCGGTTTTGCCGTCAGTGGTATTCAAGGAATTAATCGCTTAATGCCTGAGCAGATTGTCGAAGGAAAAAGTATTCCGCAAGAATTTCCCCCAGTGACGACGGATCTCCCAGAAATGACTAAACAATATTTTTCATCATCTGTTAAAGGCAAAGAAAGAGAATTGATGATTTTAGATTTACCCAAAATTTCCTCTGTACTTGGGGCAAAAACTGCCTTTTGA
- a CDS encoding BCD family MFS transporter, with amino-acid sequence MTTDSNSSLSEKIPHTIPKVNILTMLRLGLFNLGIGLISVLTLAVLNRVMISELAIPATIASSVLALGQLVAPTRVWLGQLSDSKKLFGLHRTGYVLLGVTTVGISIFLAVQLVWLLGGDIVNNNGWQWNNFTIMVSIALALIFMVQGIATGASSTPFTALLVDISDEDNRSKIVGTIWSMLMVGIVIGGITGNILLKNLAVGEDNVISLDVLIPPINAIFISVPIIVILLTIIATWGVEKKFSRYRLRSSFVDREDGISLKRALKILTSSRQTGIFFTFLVMVTMSLFMQEAILEPYGGEVFKMSIGETTMLNSFWGIGILIGYGITGFFVVPRLGKTKTTKIGCTLVALSFTLIIFAGLTAMPQILQGAMVLFGIAAGITTIGSISLMLDLTAAETAGTFVGAWGLAQAMSRGIAIALGGWILDIGRFLFNNAWMAYSFVFVCEAFVAIAAIVLLNRVNVQEFQNTTRQATAMVMEADLD; translated from the coding sequence ATGACTACTGATAGTAATAGTTCTCTTTCTGAAAAAATACCCCATACCATCCCAAAAGTTAATATTTTAACCATGTTGCGATTAGGATTATTTAATCTAGGTATTGGTTTAATCTCAGTATTGACTTTAGCGGTATTAAATCGAGTGATGATTTCTGAGTTAGCCATTCCCGCAACGATCGCATCTAGTGTTCTTGCACTAGGGCAACTTGTCGCACCTACAAGAGTATGGCTAGGACAGTTATCTGATAGTAAAAAATTATTTGGCTTACATCGTACAGGTTATGTTTTGTTGGGAGTAACCACTGTAGGAATTAGTATCTTTTTAGCTGTACAATTAGTATGGTTATTAGGAGGCGATATTGTTAATAACAACGGTTGGCAATGGAATAATTTTACCATCATGGTTAGTATCGCTTTAGCTTTAATCTTTATGGTACAAGGTATCGCAACGGGTGCTAGTTCAACTCCTTTTACTGCCTTACTGGTAGATATTTCCGATGAAGATAATCGATCGAAAATAGTAGGAACAATTTGGTCTATGCTGATGGTAGGTATCGTTATTGGTGGCATTACAGGCAATATCCTACTAAAAAATTTAGCCGTAGGAGAAGACAATGTTATTTCTTTAGATGTGCTTATACCTCCTATTAATGCCATATTTATATCTGTTCCTATTATCGTTATCCTATTAACTATCATTGCTACTTGGGGAGTAGAAAAAAAATTCTCCCGTTATCGTTTAAGATCATCTTTTGTTGATAGAGAAGACGGTATCAGCTTAAAACGTGCTTTAAAAATCTTGACTTCATCCCGTCAAACAGGTATTTTCTTTACATTTTTAGTCATGGTGACAATGAGTTTATTTATGCAAGAAGCAATTTTAGAACCTTACGGCGGTGAAGTCTTTAAAATGTCGATCGGTGAAACCACTATGCTAAACTCTTTTTGGGGAATAGGGATCTTAATTGGTTATGGTATCACAGGATTTTTTGTTGTTCCTCGTCTTGGGAAAACTAAAACCACTAAAATTGGTTGTACTCTAGTTGCTTTATCTTTTACCTTAATAATTTTTGCCGGATTAACCGCCATGCCTCAAATATTACAAGGGGCAATGGTCTTATTTGGTATAGCCGCAGGTATCACAACGATCGGTTCAATTAGTTTAATGTTAGACTTAACCGCCGCCGAAACCGCAGGTACTTTTGTCGGTGCATGGGGTTTAGCACAAGCAATGTCTCGGGGAATTGCCATCGCCCTTGGAGGTTGGATATTAGATATAGGGAGATTTTTATTTAATAATGCTTGGATGGCTTATAGTTTTGTCTTTGTTTGTGAAGCCTTTGTTGCCATAGCTGCGATCGTGCTTTTAAACAGAGTAAACGTCCAAGAATTTCAAAATACAACCCGTCAAGCCACTGCAATGGTGATGGAAGCAGATTTAGATTAG